GGCGCTGAACTTCTGGGCCTACGGGTGGGCGCTGCTGGCGTATCCGCTGTGGTTCTGGGTCTTCCCGATGTACGCGGGCCAGGACGGCCTCCAGGTGTATGGCGACGAGACACACGCCATCTACCTGGACAACCCCTTCGAGATCGCCGTGACCGCGCTGGTGGGGCTGCTCTTCACGATGGCCACGCCGTGGATCGTGCGGGCGCTGACGACCGTGGACGGGCTGATGGTGCGGGGGCTGCTCGGCCCGTCGCGGCTGGCGACGCGGGTGGTCGAGCTGGAGTCCGACCGGGGGGTCGTGGTCGACACGGCCGCCGCCGACCTGCGCCGCATCGAGCGCGATCTGCACGACGGGGCGCAGGCACGCCTGGTCGCCCTGGCGATGGACCTGGGGCTGGCCAAGGAGAAGCTGACCGAGGATCCGCAGGCCGCGGCGCGGATGGTGGACGAGGCCCATGGTGAGGTGAAGACGGCGTTGCAGGAACTGCGGGATCTGGCGCGCGGGATTCATCCGGCGGTCCTCACCGACCGGGGGCTGGACGCCGCGCTGTCCGCGGTGGCGTCGCGGTGCACGGTGCCCGTGGACGTCGACGTGGATCTGGCGTCGCGGCCCGCGGCCGCGATCGAGGGGATCGCGTACTTCACCGTCTCCGAGCTGCTGCAGAACATCAGCAAGCATGCGCGGGCCTCGCGGGCCACGGTGGATGTCTGGCGGGTCGAGAACCGGCTGATGATCCAGGTAGTGGACGACGGTGTGGGTGGGGCCGATGTTTCCCGGGGGTCGGGGCTGGCGGGGCTCGCGGAGCGGCTGGATGCCGTGGACGGGATTCTGGTGGTGGACTCGCCCGTGGCCGGGCCTACCCGGGTTACCGCGGAGCTGCCCTGGCGAGGCTGATTTACCGCGGGGCTGCCCCGGCGCGCTGATTCTGTGCGGGGTGGGGTTGGGGAGGTTTTTTCGCCCCCTCCGCCCCTACCCGTCCCGTACCCGGGGGGCTCCGCTCCCCAGACCCCCCGTATCGCGCTTCGCGCTCGTCCTCAAACGCCGGACGGGCTGAAACAGCCCGACAGGCTGAATAGCCGTACAGGCTAAACAGCGGCACGCCGGTCCGAATGCTGGGATGCTGGATGCTGACGTACGAGCGGGGACGAAACCGGCGCGGGCCGGGAACCGCGGGGGGCCGAGAATCGTGGAGGACAGGGTGCGGGTGGTCATCGCCGAGGATTCAGTGCTGCTCAGGGAGGGCCTGACCCGGTTGCTGACCGACCGTGGGCATGACGTCGTGGCCGGTGTCGGCGACGGCGAGGCGCTGATCAAGACGATCACCGAGTTCGCGGCCCAGGACGCGCTGCCGGACGTCGTCGTCGCCGACGTGCGGATGCCGCCGACGCACACCGACGAAGGGGTCAGGGCCGCGGTGCAGCTGCGCAAGGCGCATCCCGGCGTCGGCGTGCTCGTGCTGTCGCAGTATGTGGAGGAGCAGTACGCCACCGAACTGCTGGCCGGTTCCAGTCGCGGCGTCGGCTATCTGCTCAAGGACCGTGTGGCCGAGGTACGCGAGTTCGTGGACGCCGTGGTGCGGGTGGCCCAGGGGGGTACCGCGCTCGACCCGGAGGTCGTGGCGCAGCTGCTCGGCCGCAGCCGCAAACAGGACGTACTCGCGGGGCTCACCCCCCGGGAGCGGGAGGTCCTGGGTCTCATGGCCGAAGGGCGGACGAATTCGGCGATCGCGCGGCAGCTCGTGGTCAGCGACGGCGCTGTGGAGAAGCACGTCAG
This genomic interval from Streptomyces dengpaensis contains the following:
- a CDS encoding response regulator transcription factor; the protein is MRVVIAEDSVLLREGLTRLLTDRGHDVVAGVGDGEALIKTITEFAAQDALPDVVVADVRMPPTHTDEGVRAAVQLRKAHPGVGVLVLSQYVEEQYATELLAGSSRGVGYLLKDRVAEVREFVDAVVRVAQGGTALDPEVVAQLLGRSRKQDVLAGLTPREREVLGLMAEGRTNSAIARQLVVSDGAVEKHVSNIFLKLGLSPSDGDHRRVLAVLTYLNS
- a CDS encoding sensor histidine kinase; this translates as MATEYGQGYGHPRGDGSGSGFHGAGAGDRRHRLPAPLRTPVEARSLREFGYVMLSLPLGVAMFTFAITMFSLGAGLLITFLGIPVLAAALAGCRGFGTLERARARRLLGVEVSEPEPLRMRKHGAMAWMGAMLKSGTSWRHLLYAVIQLPWSVFSFVVALNFWAYGWALLAYPLWFWVFPMYAGQDGLQVYGDETHAIYLDNPFEIAVTALVGLLFTMATPWIVRALTTVDGLMVRGLLGPSRLATRVVELESDRGVVVDTAAADLRRIERDLHDGAQARLVALAMDLGLAKEKLTEDPQAAARMVDEAHGEVKTALQELRDLARGIHPAVLTDRGLDAALSAVASRCTVPVDVDVDLASRPAAAIEGIAYFTVSELLQNISKHARASRATVDVWRVENRLMIQVVDDGVGGADVSRGSGLAGLAERLDAVDGILVVDSPVAGPTRVTAELPWRG